In one window of Chryseobacterium sp. JV274 DNA:
- the atpH gene encoding ATP synthase F1 subunit delta, which yields MLTSKVAKRYAQGLLDFTNESGQTATVFSEMKDVVKIMKESADLNKFFMTPYIDSKKKIEVANEIFKGLSVSSQNLIRLVIKHGRETQLKNIAQEFINKVEDLSGVQRVTLTTATPLSKENLDQILRSTTLVNADSNFDLKVNVKPEILGGYVLRVGDQQVDASVKTKLNQVKKDFQLN from the coding sequence ATGCTTACATCTAAAGTAGCTAAAAGATACGCACAAGGTTTACTTGATTTTACAAATGAATCAGGTCAAACGGCTACTGTATTTTCTGAAATGAAAGATGTAGTAAAGATCATGAAAGAGTCTGCGGACTTAAACAAATTCTTCATGACTCCTTATATCGATTCTAAAAAGAAAATAGAAGTAGCAAATGAAATTTTCAAAGGTTTATCTGTCTCTTCTCAAAATCTGATCAGATTGGTGATTAAACACGGACGTGAAACCCAATTGAAAAATATCGCTCAGGAATTCATCAACAAAGTAGAAGACCTTAGCGGTGTACAGAGAGTAACACTTACTACAGCAACTCCGCTTTCAAAAGAGAACCTAGATCAGATTTTAAGATCTACAACTCTTGTAAACGCTGATTCAAACTTTGATCTGAAAGTGAATGTAAAGCCTGAAATTCTTGGAGGATATGTTCTAAGAGTAGGTGATCAGCAGGTAGACGCGTCTGTGAAGACAAAATTGAACCAAGTTAAAAAAGATTTCCAATTAAATTAA